A DNA window from Candidatus Saccharibacteria bacterium oral taxon 955 contains the following coding sequences:
- a CDS encoding DUF1727 domain-containing protein, translated as MRQTFTTITGKTVRAIAQARGGGSALPGLFVEKIDKNFISRTLASLPYGVVVISGTNGKTTTTKMVVELLESQGLRVFTNRTGSNFTRGVAAALLGAINYRGRLSADIAVLELDEAHAVHFVRAVKPRYSLLLNVMRDQLDRFGEIDNTANMLLTIAKNTTECVVLNRDDPRLSHPNFIKNIKVSQRSFGINPKYLKTFPSDDSLHSSTHVGTNFYKDDTSLEEFDNQNATIAFADKKYSIDINLRGIYNLQNATGAIALVRAILGKRLNVDIMLKSLSNIKPAFGRGEQLIVGGQPLELVLVKNPAGFRLALASFNPTGHATMIAINDAYADGRDMSWLWDVDFESLQKSGVFAVSGVRAYDMAIRLEYDEVSIDLVDTDIATALKRLIDQHPNIPKRIYCTYTAMLALRKLLSRYTEVEEVR; from the coding sequence ATGCGACAAACATTTACTACAATCACCGGCAAGACTGTGCGCGCCATCGCCCAGGCACGTGGCGGAGGATCAGCCCTGCCTGGACTCTTTGTCGAAAAAATTGACAAGAATTTTATATCACGGACTCTTGCGTCTTTGCCGTATGGCGTCGTTGTTATTAGTGGCACAAATGGCAAGACCACGACAACCAAAATGGTTGTTGAGCTCCTCGAAAGCCAAGGACTACGCGTTTTTACAAACCGTACGGGAAGTAATTTCACGCGAGGTGTTGCAGCAGCGCTACTGGGAGCTATCAACTATCGAGGCAGACTCAGCGCCGATATTGCCGTGCTCGAACTTGACGAAGCACATGCTGTTCATTTTGTCCGCGCCGTTAAACCTCGATACAGCCTACTCCTCAATGTTATGCGCGATCAACTTGATCGTTTTGGTGAGATTGACAACACCGCCAATATGCTCCTAACGATCGCAAAAAATACCACTGAGTGTGTCGTGCTGAATCGCGACGATCCGCGCCTGAGTCACCCCAATTTCATAAAAAATATTAAGGTATCGCAACGCAGTTTTGGCATCAATCCAAAATACTTAAAAACCTTTCCGTCGGACGATTCATTGCATAGCAGCACCCACGTTGGGACTAATTTTTACAAAGATGACACGAGCCTTGAAGAGTTTGATAACCAAAACGCCACAATAGCCTTTGCCGACAAAAAATACTCTATAGATATAAACCTGCGCGGTATATACAACCTACAAAATGCTACTGGTGCTATCGCACTAGTACGAGCAATTTTAGGTAAGCGTCTCAATGTAGATATCATGCTAAAAAGCCTATCAAACATTAAACCAGCCTTTGGGCGTGGTGAACAACTGATTGTAGGTGGCCAGCCGTTAGAGTTAGTTCTAGTCAAAAATCCAGCCGGCTTCCGCCTAGCCCTCGCCTCGTTTAATCCAACAGGACACGCCACCATGATAGCCATAAACGACGCCTATGCCGATGGTCGCGATATGAGCTGGCTCTGGGATGTCGATTTTGAAAGTTTACAAAAATCAGGGGTTTTTGCTGTATCTGGCGTCCGCGCTTATGACATGGCAATTAGGCTAGAGTATGACGAAGTCTCCATCGATCTTGTTGATACAGATATAGCAACCGCCTTAAAGCGGCTTATCGACCAACATCCCAACATCCCAAAACGAATCTACTGCACCTACACTGCTATGCTTGCCCTCCGAAAATTACTTTCTCGCTACACTGAAGTGGAGGAGGTCCGATGA
- a CDS encoding glutamine amidotransferase, with amino-acid sequence MKKPSKSITILQLYPRDMNIYGDWGNVLTLKKRLEWRGFDVNLTEHNVGDAFPNNVDIVIGGGGQDSGQLRIRDDLQRISPKLKKLADNGTPMLVICGLYQLFGRSFTTKDGNVVPGAGIFDLETVGDDKRIVGNIILNSSEFGEIIGYENHSGLTTLDPNLVSLGEVVKGVGNNNTDSNEGARYHNVIGTYLHGPLLPKNPRIADWILAQAINRKYGEASLEPLKDQYVDQARSIASKRPR; translated from the coding sequence ATGAAAAAACCATCAAAATCTATCACTATTTTACAACTCTATCCACGTGACATGAATATTTACGGCGACTGGGGCAACGTACTGACACTCAAAAAACGCCTAGAGTGGCGAGGTTTTGATGTCAATTTAACCGAGCATAATGTGGGCGACGCTTTCCCGAATAACGTGGATATAGTAATTGGCGGTGGCGGACAAGACTCTGGGCAGCTTCGCATCCGTGACGACCTACAACGAATCTCCCCTAAGCTCAAAAAACTTGCCGATAACGGTACGCCAATGTTAGTTATCTGCGGACTATATCAGTTATTCGGACGCTCTTTTACCACCAAAGACGGCAATGTCGTGCCTGGCGCCGGGATTTTTGACCTAGAAACAGTTGGCGACGATAAACGGATCGTTGGCAACATCATCCTCAATAGCTCAGAGTTTGGCGAAATTATTGGCTACGAAAATCATTCTGGACTGACAACTCTTGATCCTAATTTGGTATCGCTCGGAGAAGTGGTCAAAGGTGTAGGTAATAACAACACCGACAGCAACGAAGGCGCTCGTTATCATAACGTGATCGGCACGTACTTACATGGTCCGCTCTTGCCAAAAAATCCGCGCATTGCCGACTGGATACTCGCGCAAGCAATAAATCGTAAATACGGCGAAGCCTCTCTCGAACCATTAAAAGACCAGTACGTGGACCAAGCTCGCAGTATCGCATCAAAACGCCCACGTTAG